GCAAGTTTTCCTAGATGAGCCACTGAGACTCTAATAAGATCCAGTGGAAATAACCAGGCTCTCGTCCGAATATAAGTCCCAAGGGAAGCTGTGCCAGTCTTATGGGCGACTGCCTGACTTCTTTCATTTCAGCACCATGAAGCTTCTCACGGGCCTGGTTTTCTGCTCCTTGGTCCTGGGTGTCAGCAGCTGAAGCTTCTTTTCGTTCCTTGGCGAGGCTTTTGATGGTAAGGCTTCAGAAGGTTTGCAGGATTTCTGAAGAGAAACATCGCCCTGGACCTGATAAACTGGGGAAAATGATGCTTTCAGAAGGCTGCTTTTGAACCACAGAGTTGCTAGTGTCTGCGTTGCTGAGGCCTGCCAGGAACTAGGGTTTTCTGGGTTGCCTGTCTCGAGTCTTTGAGAGCTGCTGGGAATATCTCCTTTCCCCGTAGCGCAGCTTCTCAGGGTGTGTTCAATGAATGGATCACATTTCAGAAGCCGCTGCAAGGTGTATCAAAAACACATGTCTTGAGCCGTAAGGAATGGGGCATCCAGTAACAATGCACAAGGGGTATTTTTGGGCTTCCTTAAGATTTGAGCCGCTGCTTTAGGTTGTGCTGCCCAATGTGCCTGGGGAGCTGCTAAACAGATTAGAGAGTCGAGGATTATTGTCAGTCAGTTACTCAGAGAAAGAACAATCATCCTTTCCAGGAGCACCTGAGCTGTTTGTTTTGAGTAGAAGATGCAAAATAAGGCCTGCAATTGGTATAAAATGTCCCTCAGCATAAATCGCATAGGAGTATGACTAAGGCTGTTGactcttctgtcttctttctccttcctccttcgaTTTCCTAGTTGGATAATGTACAGGGCTCTTTAGCCTCGCTCTGTCAGGGGCTCCCTTCCTGGTTTGTTCTGtttccattcttccttctccAGCCTTCTTGACAAGAGCTGGGAACTAACGTGCATCAAGCCCCCACAAGGACCACagcattttctcatttagttTCAGAATGACTCTGTGACGCAATCTTCCTCTCTTGGAAGGTGAGAAAGCTGATCTTGGAAGGTGAGAAAGCTGAGACTTAGAGCAGCCGAAGCCAATGCCCAGGGACTTACTGCCAGTCAGCAGGTGGCAGAGCAGAGGTTTGAGCTCGGCTGTGCTTGAGGTCAGGGCTCTTGCCAGGTAAATGCATCACTGACCACCTCCTAGAGGTTGATGGTTATGAATCTCAGGCACACCTTGGCATCACCTGAAATACCCATGCCTTCAACGCCCCAGCATAGTCTGCAGAAACTGGCCTGGGGTGTGGCCTGGGCACTGGGACTTTCAGTTTCTCTCTGGGTGATTAGAAAGTGCAGccaaggctcacgcctgtaattccagcactttgggaggccaaggtggatgaatcacttgaggtcatgagttccggagcagactgggcaacatggtgaaaccccctctctactaaaaatactaaaatgtagccaggcgtggtggcaggcacctgtaatcccagctactcaggaggctgaagcacgagaatcacttgaacccgagaagcagaggttgcagtgactagAGATCGCACCAGTgtcctccaacctgggtgacagagcgagactccatctaaaaaaaatgaaaaagaaagtgcAGCCAAGGCAGAGCACCACTGCCCTATTGCTTCCTCAAGCAACCCACAGCATCAGTACAGCCTACTAAGAAAGTATTTAGGGACTTTTATGCTCCTAACAGTCACTGGAACTCAGGTCACAATGACGTGTATTCCATTTGCAAGAATATATACTTTAGgtcggggtgcggtggctcacgcctgtaatcccagcactttgggaggccaaggcagggggatcacgaggtcaggagttcgagaccagcctgaccaacatggtgaaatccccgtctctactaaaaatacaaaaattagccaggtgtgatggcgcatgcctgtaatctcagctactcaggaggctgaggcagaagaatctcttgaacctgggaggtggaggttgcgatgagctgagatagcaccactgcactccagcctgggcgacagagcgagactgtctaaaaagaaaaaaaaagaatatagactTTAGTAGTCAGGGCAGAAGTACTCTGTGTCTGCCACCTTTCTCAGCATCAGTATTCCATGTCACTACCTCATTCATACACACTCCTGGATCTTATCATAGGCAGCTTCATTCTATAGCAGTGGCTCTTCACCAGGGCACTTGAAGAAGCCAACTAGGATAAAGGAATGTGCTTCTCAACCCATGGTATCCAAGGCTGCTATGATCACAGGCTGAAAGCTTGAAGTCAGTGGAAGATTTGTCCTTCTTCATTCCCCTCTAAGGTGCTGTTGGAGTCTTTATGTTCTCCTGATGTCCCTtctgcctttcctttcctttccagggGCTCGGGACATGTGGAGAGCCTACTCTGACATGAGAGAAGCCGATTACATCGGCTCAGACAAATACTTCCATGCTCGGGGGAACTATGATGCTGCCAAAAGGGGACCTGGGGGTGCCTGGGCTGCAGAAGCGATCAGGTAACTGGAGCTCCTGGGACGCCAGAGCTGGGTGAGCAGAGCTTGCCTGCCTTGGACAGTCAGGAGGGAGACGAGCTCCTTGTGGAGAAGTTAGAGGCTGCGGCCCCTCCTCCTCttgccctctctctgcctctgtgctCAGTGTGAGGTCTGAGTGGATGGTAGGAGTGAGTGAttcctcaccctccctctctgGGTGCTGTTCATCCAGCCTAGGGGTGCCCAGCCTGGCTGAATGGGGTGGTGCCCAGTGTTTTCatccctccttccttggcctttcTGGGCTCCTCTCTGAGCCCTCCCTTGCAACAGGGAGAATGGGAGGGTGGGCTATTGCTCACTGGCCTGATGATTAATCTCCTTCTTGCCTGCCTTGATTACAGCGATGCCAGAGAGAATATCCAGAGATTCTTTGGCCATGGTGCGGAGGACTCGCTGGCTGATCAGGCTGCCAATGAATGGGGCAGGAGTGGCAAAGACCCCAATCACTTCCGACCTGCTGGCCTGCCTGAGAAATACTGAGCTTCCTCTTCACTCTGCTCTCAGGAGATCTGGCTGTGAGGCCCTCAGGGCAGGGATACAAAGCGGGGAGAGGGTACACAGTGGGTATCTAATAAATACTTAAGAGGTGGAATTTGTGGAAACTGTGTGTTATACTTTGTGGTATAGACTGCCTGTTTAGTATGAAGGGGCGATCCATGCACATCTAGGTGAACGTGGAGCCTGGGTGGGTGGGAGACAACTCCTGGGCACACAGGGCATCCTGGGCATCCCTGAGGCAAGGACATGATGAGTTCAGTGGCCACCCCCACAGGATCCCAGGGGcttcagcagatcccaccccttACCCCATGTGAGCAGCTGCCCAGTGAGTTTGTAGGAACCCCAGCCACATTCCCAGTGAGTTCAACTGCACCCCGGCACGTTTTGCCAGCACCTCAATGGAGAGCTCCTTGCTTGCAGCTTTGGCTTGTGGCACCCAGCAAAAGCTTCCTGCCACCCAGTGGCTACAGCCACACACTCTCCAGAAAGATTTAATCTCAGCCTTGTGAGGAGCCctttcccaaatttctttctttctgtgttttttatcCCTTAGTAGCTAATCTCATGTTAGCCATTAATAACTCTCTATGTTAAACCCTTCCTTTTGTATCTGCGGCTACATTGATCAATTGTCTCACACCGCTCACCCACCCCCTCTCCCTGGTCATGCAGAGGCCTCACCAGTCATTTTATTGCTATTCCCAGGCCTCTGTGTGCCCAGATCTCTTCACTGCCCTGTCAGTTGTGTCCTGTCCCCTTCTCGACCTCCTGGCCTTGTCCTCAATGATGTTTCTATGAGGCTTTGGAAAGCCTCATCCCAAGAGTCCTGGCAACTGATACATTAGTCTCACCAACACTAGCCCCTACTCctgatctcattttaaaattttattttcttattttcttattattatttttagggaCATCACCCTGCTTCTGATTGAcccaatttttaaagtttctctttATTCTCCTTAAAGAATGGCTCTCCCATTTGTTTCCCtcatctttcttttcactgaCTTAGAATTCAGGTCCAGACAAAAATTCCACTTCCTTGAAGAGCCTTCCCAGTAGCCATGAACCACACTCTGGGGCAGAGTTTGTGGCTCCCAAGCACTTTGTTCACACCTGCTCGTTCATCTTTACCCCCTCCTCTCAGAATCGGTTTTGTATGTCAGTTCCCCTGCTGGACTGGAAGCCCCTGTAACATAACTAGCATTTGAACAGTTCATAAAAACACTTTCATTTCTATTGTCCTGTGTAACTGTTCACAAGATACATTAGTCTCACTCATTGTCGTTTGACAATGTTTATTGTTCTAAAGAGAAAGCGAGATATGTAGGTAGACACAACACAATAAGAGCCTCAATACAGGCACACACTGGTGGCAGTCCAAACTCTGCTGGAATATGGAAGGCCAGTGAATAGTAACTAGAATCGCTGCCATCTTTTAAATTGCAATTGCAAGACTGTGTCCTATACTTTACATGCTTTATCAGATTGACACTGCAGAGAAGGCTTTGATGTTCTCAGTTGGATAAACAGGTTTAGAGGTATGTGCTCAGGCCTTCTCCAAGGTCACACATGTAACAGGTGCAGAGCCAAGACTGCAGGCTGGTTTGTCTGACTCCAGAACCTGCGATACACTGAACAAGGCCAAGAGATTCAGCAGTGGAGTCCTCCTCTCTTCTTCAGGAAGATAGGGAACATGGTAACAGCAGTGAATTCCATAAGCATGGGACCCCATTATACTTCATTTTTTGTAAAATTAGTTCCTTGATCAGAAGCAACGCCTTTGGGTCTCTCGCTATTGAGTTAAGTGTGGATGTGCCACTCTCCAGTACCCCAGAATGTAGCTGGAGGCTTGCCTAGAGATTAGAGGTTGAGGATCCTTCAGTAGTTCCTATACCAAGCCATAAGTTGTGCTGCATCTGCAGGTAGGGTCAGGGAGCTCCGCTGAACAGATGTGGAGGACGTCAGAGTGGGAGGAAAAGGAAGCAAGTCGTGTGGGGAGAGAAGACCCAGCCTGCAATGATGACTGGTTAACTACTGTTTCTTACCTAATACACCCTCAACTTAGATAACAGACTAAGTCTAGGTGATAAAGCCTCAAAGAATAGCAGGCTCTCCCCACTGCACCCGCTTCCCACCTCCGCCACCTTTCCACAATTCTTAGCATGGGTTCTcctgaaaagaaagcagaaacaaagtCTTGTGTGTAGGTATTTTATTTGGGGAATGAACACGGGGAGCAGGAGTGAGACAGTGGAGTAAAACAGGGAGGAGCAAGGCCAATACAGGGACACATTATACAGCTGGCCATGCATAAGAGCCACATAACTGATGCCACTGGGACCTTCAGAGGAACATCATAAAAAGTGTCTCAGTGCTCTCCATCAGCAGTCCAAAATGAAAGGCACCTAGCAACTGGCTTCCATCTCCCTTTGGTCAAAGGTGGCCCCACCATTGTTAACTTTTCTGCATTTGTTGGCTATGCACACAAGAGTGTCTGGTGGGTTTACCTGGAGTAGGAAGTAGAAGGTCCACGGAGCAGACCCAAAGCAAGGTGCTGCCAGGTTGTACCTGTGTGAAATGAATTAAAGCCTATGGTGGAACTCATCACTGTAGCAGTGGCTGGAGAAAGGGGAGTGGGCCAGCAGGTCTGAAGTAGTTGACAGGCTGCAACTGATACACAGTGCAAAGCTTTGCTTTTTGAAAGTAAGGTCTGGACACAGCAAGTTCACTTGGGAACAAAGGAATGGACTGGATCTTAGACTAAGAATAAAAGAGACAAGAAGAAACTATACTGGGTAGCCAAGATGGGGAAAGAGGCAGGGCgactgggagagacagagaaatgtaAACCACCATGGACTAATGAAACCTGCCATAACCCTTGTGATCCCACACAGATGCCACTCCCAGGGGGAACATGATTTGGAGCACAGTGCTCCACAAGACACTGAAGGAATTTAGGGATGCTATGGGGCTTTAATAGGTTTAGGGACATGGTGACATTCCTAGCAACAAGATTGTAACACACTACATAATCTTTTGCttgaaataacttgtttttgttttcttacaatATAGGTACTTTGTTAGAGGTTGCGGTAAAATGAGGGTAATATGATCGCCTTTATGGTTAGGGGATACAAGGAATATATGAATCTTATGCCCAATCAAACCCACAAGGTCCCCAGTGGAGATAAGTTCTGAGGACAATGACCAGCACTCTATTGTTGGTTGGGGTTTGGCCCCAGACTTCAAAGCAGAACTCTGGTAAGTTGGGCTGCACTGCATGGTCTGGGCTAGAAGTCTAAGAGGACTTCTTTCAAAATCAGTCTCCAACCCCTCAGATCAGAAAGGCCATTCCAGTCAGCCCCCACCAGCACTGGAGGAAGCGAACCAGGGAGCATGAGCTTGTGTTTGACCCACTCAGAGCCAAGTTCCTATTGCACACCTCATAGGCTTTTTCCAAATTAGAAAAGGACAGAAGGACCTGTGAGACCTGCTCTCCTTCACTTCCTTTAGTAGGGTAAGGCTAACTTGCTTCAACAAAGATACTCCAAAATACAGAATGTTAAGGAATATACAAATTTATGTCTCACCTAACAGTTTGTGATGAGTATTTCAGCTGCCAGGGACTTCAGCTCCGTACTGTCTTTCAGGTTCCTTCCAAGTTGTTGGCTCTACCATACTTCAGACTGACCCTTGCTGCTCAAAGTGTGATCCAAGGACCAGAGGCATCAGCATCGCCTGGGatcttgtcagaaatgcaaaatctcaggcTCTACCCTAGATCTACTGTGGCAGTCAGGAGTTCCTACCTAATCTGTAGGAactacagcaaaaaataaaaataaaaaataagtagggACTTGTTGAGAAGCCAAAACAGGGGGAAAAAATGTGGGAACCCTTGTCCatcaattattaagaatttcaaaacaGTGAAAGCAGAACATTAAACCAAGTGGGGGGCCCTCATAAGCTCAGGGTTCTGACAATTATACAGCCCTCACATCCATGTGAGGTGGACAGAATCCTAAGGAAATTTCAGCAGGTGGGCAATGGGTGAAAAGCCACGCCAGAGTTGAACAGGAACATGCAAAAAGAGCAAAGTGCAGAACGTATGCAAGGAACGGAGGACCCAGGACAAGGGACAAACTTGGGCtctgaaacagaaaaagtttgaaaatagatCACAGAAGGCCTTAAATGCCAAGCCCAAGGGCTTGGGCTGTACTCTGAAAACAGAGGGGAGGCGTTGAAAGTTTCTGACTGGGAAGTGGCAGGACTGTGCCCCAAGAAGACAAAGATCCTGGCAGTGCATCTGCAATTAACTTCCCATGAAAGCAAGATAAACAATCTTTCTCACGGACTGTGGTGCATCTATACACGAGGATGACTCTGACTAAATCTCAGAACAGTGTAGGGGTCAATGGCAAGTTGAGGGAGGTTAAATTAGTCCATtgagcccaggcacagtggctcacgcctgtaatcccagcacatcaggaggcccaggcaggcagattaattgaggtcaggagttggagaccagcctggccaacatagtgaaaccccacatttactaaaaatacaaaaattagccaggcgtggtggtgcacacctgtaatcccagctactcggtaggctgaggcaggagaatcgcttgaaaccaggaggttgcagtgagctgagatcgtgtcattgcactccagcctgggtgacagagcgagactccgtctcaaaaataaaaataaattagtcccTTGATCTATAGTTTTCAGGTTTGGGGCAGGGTCTCTaccaattgtatttttttttttttttgagacagactctcactctgtcacccaggctgtagtgccgtggtgcgatctcagctcactgcaacctctgcctcccgggttcaagcgattctcatgtctcagcctcctgagtagctgggattaccggtgtgtgccaccatgcccagctaatttttttttttaaacagtctcgctgtgtggcccaggctggagagcagtggtgcaatctcagctcactgcaacctccacctcccaggttcaagcgattctcctgcctcagcctcccaagtagcgggactacaggaacccaccaccatgcccggctaaatttttattgtattttagtagagacagggtttcactatgttggccaggctggtcttgaactcctgacctcaggtgatccgcccaccttggcctcccaaagtgctgggattacaagtgtgagccaccatgcctggccagcaattgtatttttaacaagctcctgcGGTGATTCTGATATGGAGCCAGGTTTGTGAATCACCTGACTGGGTaatagtgtgtccggaattggtgggttcttggtctcactgacttcaagaataaagCCACAGACCCTCTCGGTGAGTGTTtaagtgttacagttcttaaaggtggggTGTCCGGAATGTTACTTCTGGTGTtcggagttttttttttctggtgggttcgtggtctccctggctcaggagtgaagctatggaccttcgtggtgagtgttacagctcttaaggtggagcgtctggagttgtttgtccctcccggtgggttcgtggtctcactggcttcaggagtgaactgcagaccttcgcagtgagtgttacagctcataaaggcagtgtggacccaaaaagtgagcagcagcaagatttattgcaaagagcaaaagaacaaagcttccacagtgtggaaggggacctgagcaggttgccacggccagctcaggcagcctgcttttattctcttatctggccccacccacatcctgctgattggtccattttacagagagctgattggtccgttttgacagggtgctgattggtgtgtttacaatccctgagctagacacaaaagttctccacatccccaccagattagctagatacagaatgctgattggtgtatttacagtcccttagctagacataaaggttctccaagtccccaccagagtagctagatacagtgtcgattggtgcattcacaaaccctgagctagacacagggtgctgattggtgtgtttacaaaccttgagctagatacagagtgccgattggtgtatttacaatcccttagctagacataaaggttctccaagtccccaccagacgcaggagcccagctggcttcacccagtggatcccgcaccggggccacaggtggagctgcctgctagTCCCCTGCCatgtgcccgcactcctcagcccttgggtggtcaatgggactgggcaccctggagcagggggcggtgctcgtcagggaggcttgggccgcacaggagcccacggagtcggggggaggctcaggcatggcgggctgcaggtcccgagccctgccccacaggaaggcagctaaggcctggcgagaaattgagcacagcaactgctggcccaggtgctaagcccctcactgcccagggccggcGGGGCCAGCAGGcggctccgagtgcggggcccgctgagcccacgcccacccagaactcacgctggcccgcaagcaccgcccacagccccggttcccacctgcgcctctccctccacacctccctgcaagctgagggagccggctccagccttggccagcccagaaaggggctcccacagtgcagcagcgggctgaggggctcctcaagtgccgccagaGTGGGGGCCGGGGCCGAGGCCGAGGCGGCAcggagagtgagcgagggctgcgagggtcgccagcacgctgtcacctcttaATAGATCTAAGAttgtttacatttattgtgcTGAGATGAACTGGTGGCAGTGATGGGATGTCAGTGGTTAGAGGTGAAGAGAGGAAGGTCACTTAAGTCTGCTgtaatgggccaggcgcagtggctcacgcctgtaatccaagcactttaggaggccaaggcaggcggattacctgaagttgggagttccagaccagcctgaccaacatgaagaaaccccgtctctactaaaaataataataaataaataaaaacaacaacaaaattagctgggtgtggttgcacatgcctgtaatcccagctactcaggaggctgaagcaggagaatcgcttggacctgggaagcggaggttgctgtgagccgagatgacgccactgcactccagcctgggcaacaagagcgaaactccgtctcaaaaaaaaaaaaaaaaaaaaaaaagactgtggcaATAGTCTAGGCAAGAAATAATGAGAACGTGAGCTGGTGGCAAGAGACAATGGGAAAAAAGTGACTAATGGAAAACACCAGCAAGGTAGAATTGAAAGCAAGGTAGAAATGTACCTAGTCATTAGAAGTGAgggtagaggaggaggaagaggcaagGATGACTACTAGAAGGTTTTGAGCCTTGACCAGGGCAATCACAAATTTAACACATGCAAGGAAATTATTCATTTCAATTTTCGTCTTCCCACTGTCTCTGGCTCATGTAAATCCAATGTCTATGGGTCTGATAACTACCAGGTCCAACAACGACATCCCAAACCTTTCTAACAATAGCTAACATTATTACCTATATGTTACGTCACAGGCACTGTGCCCTACATTTCCGTCTCCTTTAATTCTCACTAAAAAGGAGCTCTAACACCTCACTCTTTCTTTGTGCTATGATCTCATCTAATCCTCAAAATACCCTGAATCAGAGCtactatcatccccattttacagatgagaacactaaAACTTAGAAAAACAAAGGAACTTCCCAAAGTCATGAAGCAAAAGAGAGAGTAGATATTCAAACCAAGGCAGTCAGCCTCAGAACACAAGCTCGCAGCCACTCTGATGCCCTGTAAAACAGCCGGTCAGATCTGTAAACAAAAGCGAAAGGGAGGCAACCATGAATCACCATCTGCCTAGAACTTTCAGGGAAGCGAAAGAAAGATACAAGTTCTATTTAAAAACTAATACCCAAATAGACTGCAAGTTTAAATGTTTAActgaaggagattttttttttcatctaatgTCATGAAGGTGATTTTTGTTTGCCTTGGAAAATAAATTCAAGTGacaagatttgtttttgtttgttacaTTAGAAATTTCTCTCCATACCCTTTATCAAATGAGAATTGCTGTGCCTTGAGAAGGTCTGTGAAGAAATGATTGCACAATTGTGCCAGTTCATGCTGTCTGCTTGTCACGTCACGGGACTTCCTCTGGGCCTTCTAGTAGTCACTGTGCTGACAGTGGACGGGGGCTCTCACCCTTATCTCAGTATAGATGCACATTTCAACACAATCCAATATGGCCAAAAGGCAAATTATGCTAGTGGGAAGGTTTTCCATACTTCCCGGAATTCTAAGAATTCTCCTTTCCCTgacaatctctcttttttttttgagacagagtctcactctgtcgcccagcctggagtacagtggcacgatctcggctcactgcaagctccggctcctgggttcacgccattctcctgcctcagcctcccgagtagctgggactacaggcgcctgccaccatgcccggctaattttttgtatttttagtagagacggggtttcaccgtgttagccaagatggtctcaatctcctgacctcgtgatccacccgccttggcctcccaaagtgctgggattacaagcgtgagccaccgcgcccagcccgacAATCTCTTTAACCCATATGGTTGCATCATATCTAGGAGTAATGTGTAAGTTTAACAGTGATTTGTGTCCATATTCTCTGGTTatgttataaatgaaaaaaagagttgAATTGTTCAGTGCATCCAACACTTTACTTACTCCACACCTTTCTGCAAAATGCTCATA
This genomic window from Pan troglodytes isolate AG18354 chromosome 9, NHGRI_mPanTro3-v2.0_pri, whole genome shotgun sequence contains:
- the SAA1 gene encoding serum amyloid A-1 protein; its protein translation is MWRAYSDMREADYIGSDKYFHARGNYDAAKRGPGGAWAAEAISDARENIQRFFGHGAEDSLADQAANEWGRSGKDPNHFRPAGLPEKY